A part of Patescibacteria group bacterium genomic DNA contains:
- a CDS encoding DUF362 domain-containing protein, which yields MNKVSRVRVEKSLKESILKAVDLIGGFKRFISPTDVVLLKPNFNTADPFPASTDLGFLKTVTELVYNCGAKIVMIGDSSTMSSNCRKIMEGLGVFNLENMERPPRIYVFEEREWVTKEIPGAKYLKKVSVTEYLDRADKLILLPCLKTHSQAQFSGSLKLSVGFMKPFQRVRLHLGHTQEKIAELNKIINPDLVIMDARKCFINKGPAKGEVREPGLILASTDRIALDVEGIKIIQSFRGNSLKDIDPWELPQIKRAVEFGIGVKSKYE from the coding sequence ATGAATAAAGTAAGTAGGGTAAGGGTTGAGAAAAGTTTAAAGGAATCTATTTTGAAGGCAGTGGATTTGATTGGTGGTTTTAAGCGATTTATAAGTCCTACTGATGTAGTTTTATTAAAGCCCAATTTCAATACCGCCGATCCTTTTCCAGCCTCTACTGATTTGGGTTTTCTAAAAACTGTAACTGAATTAGTTTATAATTGTGGGGCTAAGATAGTAATGATCGGTGATTCTTCTACTATGAGCTCCAATTGCCGAAAGATAATGGAGGGACTTGGAGTTTTTAATTTGGAAAATATGGAAAGACCTCCCCGGATTTATGTTTTTGAGGAACGCGAATGGGTGACAAAAGAAATACCCGGAGCTAAGTATTTAAAAAAGGTTTCTGTAACAGAATATTTAGACCGAGCCGATAAATTAATCCTTCTTCCTTGTCTTAAAACCCACTCCCAGGCCCAGTTTTCAGGAAGCCTAAAGCTCTCTGTTGGTTTTATGAAGCCCTTTCAACGAGTTCGTCTTCATCTCGGGCACACTCAAGAGAAAATAGCCGAGTTGAACAAAATTATCAATCCTGATTTGGTTATTATGGATGCTAGAAAATGTTTTATTAATAAAGGACCTGCAAAGGGGGAGGTTCGGGAGCCGGGATTAATTTTAGCTTCAACTGACAGAATCGCTCTTGATGTTGAGGGTATAAAAATAATTCAAAGTTTTAGAGGTAATTCGCTTAAAGATATTGATCCCTGGGAATTACCCCAAATTAAAAGAGCAGTAGAATTTGGCATCGGGGTAAAAAGCAAATATGAATAA
- a CDS encoding GerMN domain-containing protein, whose amino-acid sequence MNKNFVIILALILIVVIGYFVFLWPIKEGQKPEEISNIIVFNPKEGDEVGLPLKIEGKARVFEGTVNLRLREKEGGILVEDIVTAQSPEIGQFGPFKKELTYPLPKTREGILEVFQISAKDGSEIDKVIIPLKFKTVESLTVKVFFGNTKQDPQVLYCDRVYPAERRIAKTQALARAALEELLKGPTITEQNQGFFTSINPGVKIQSLTIENGVAKVDFNEKLEYRVGGSCRVTAIRAQIIETLKQFPTVDNVIISINGQVEDILQP is encoded by the coding sequence ATGAATAAAAATTTTGTCATTATTTTGGCTTTAATTCTAATAGTGGTTATTGGTTATTTTGTTTTTTTATGGCCAATAAAAGAGGGGCAAAAGCCAGAAGAAATTTCTAATATCATTGTTTTTAACCCAAAAGAGGGGGATGAGGTTGGATTACCTTTGAAGATCGAAGGTAAAGCAAGAGTTTTTGAAGGTACCGTTAATTTAAGGCTCAGAGAAAAAGAAGGTGGGATTTTAGTTGAAGATATTGTAACGGCCCAAAGTCCAGAAATTGGTCAGTTTGGGCCCTTTAAGAAAGAATTAACTTATCCCCTACCAAAAACTAGAGAAGGGATCTTAGAGGTTTTTCAGATTTCAGCTAAAGATGGTTCAGAGATTGATAAAGTTATTATTCCTTTAAAATTTAAGACAGTGGAATCTTTAACAGTAAAAGTATTTTTTGGAAATACTAAACAAGACCCCCAGGTCCTTTATTGTGATAGAGTCTACCCAGCTGAGAGAAGAATTGCCAAAACTCAGGCGCTGGCCCGAGCTGCCCTAGAAGAACTCTTAAAAGGACCAACAATTACTGAACAAAATCAAGGATTTTTCACCAGTATTAACCCCGGTGTAAAAATCCAAAGTTTAACCATCGAAAATGGGGTAGCTAAAGTTGACTTTAATGAGAAATTAGAATATCGGGTTGGTGGTTCCTGTCGGGTAACAGCAATTCGAGCTCAGATTATTGAAACCCTTAAACAATTTCCAACAGTAGATAATGTCATAATTTCAATTAATGGCCAGGTTGAGGATATTTTACAACCCTAA
- a CDS encoding phosphopantetheine adenylyltransferase, translating into MNNQFNKKVVIGGTFDVLHDGHKALLKRAFELGEVIIGLTSNVMAGEMKKREVQDFESRKKELEDFIRKEFKVEPGIEKIEDKFGFALEKDFDYIVVSPETYETAQLINEERQKRNKKPIEIVKIDFVLAEDGTPISCQRILKGEIDRQGKLLK; encoded by the coding sequence ATGAATAATCAATTTAATAAAAAAGTGGTTATTGGTGGAACTTTTGATGTGTTACATGATGGACATAAAGCATTATTAAAGAGAGCCTTTGAGTTGGGTGAAGTAATTATTGGTTTAACCTCTAATGTTATGGCTGGAGAAATGAAAAAAAGAGAAGTTCAAGACTTTGAAAGCAGAAAAAAAGAGTTAGAAGATTTTATTAGAAAGGAGTTTAAAGTTGAACCGGGAATTGAAAAAATCGAAGATAAATTCGGCTTTGCCTTGGAAAAAGATTTTGATTATATTGTGGTTTCTCCGGAAACTTACGAAACAGCCCAACTAATCAATGAGGAACGTCAGAAAAGAAATAAAAAACCTATAGAAATTGTCAAAATAGATTTTGTTTTAGCTGAAGATGGAACACCTATTTCTTGCCAGAGAATATTGAAAGGGGAAATAGATAGACAGGGGAAATTATTAAAATAG